Proteins from a genomic interval of Papaver somniferum cultivar HN1 chromosome 4, ASM357369v1, whole genome shotgun sequence:
- the LOC113274561 gene encoding receptor kinase-like protein Xa21 isoform X2 has product MGVSYNELLKATNGFNDSTNLLGVGSFGSVYKGILQQDESMPVAVKVMRLQQRGATKSFMAECDALRKVRHRNLLKIVTCCSSTDFQGNPFKALVFEFMPNGSLENWIHPSVNDANNEDQVQPKNLNLERRLSIAVDVASALNYLHHDSQSPVVHCDVKPSNVLLDDDLTAHVGDFGLAKLLVNSSSNSRQQLNEQDANSIAIKGSIDYVSPGSGQ; this is encoded by the exons ATGGGAGTTTCTTACAATGAGCTCCTTAAAGCTACCAATGGATTTAATGATTCTACCAACTTGCTTGGTGTCGGAAGTTTTGGTTCTGTATACAAGGGAATTCTTCAACAAGATGAGTCAATGCCTGTTGCAGTTAAAGTTATGCGCCTTCAACAAAGAGGCGCAACCAAGAGTTTCATGGCTGAATGTGATGCTTTAAGGAAAGTTAGGCACAGAAACTTACTCAAGATTGTTACTTGTTGCTCGAGTACTGATTTTCAAGGTAATCCATTCAAAGCTTTGGTTTTTGAGTTCATGCCTAATGGGAGTCTAGAAAATTGGATACACCCGTCGGTAAATGATGCAAACAACGAGGATCAGGTACAACCAAAGAatttgaatttggaaagaagacTAAGTATTGCAGTCGATGTTGCTTCTGCATTAAATTATCTTCACCATGATTCTCAATCGCCGGTTGTGCACTGTGATGTGAAGCCAAGTAATGTCCTTCTTGATGATGATTTAACTGCTCATGTGGGTGATTTCGGCTTGGCTAAATTACTTGTTAATTCGTCCAGTAATTCTAGACAGCAGCTGAATGAACAAGATGCAAACTCGATAGCAATAAAGGGCTCCATCGATTATGTTTCTCCTG GTAGTGGTCAATGA
- the LOC113274561 gene encoding receptor kinase-like protein Xa21 isoform X1 — MGVSYNELLKATNGFNDSTNLLGVGSFGSVYKGILQQDESMPVAVKVMRLQQRGATKSFMAECDALRKVRHRNLLKIVTCCSSTDFQGNPFKALVFEFMPNGSLENWIHPSVNDANNEDQVQPKNLNLERRLSIAVDVASALNYLHHDSQSPVVHCDVKPSNVLLDDDLTAHVGDFGLAKLLVNSSSNSRQQLNEQDANSIAIKGSIDYVSPGKKISLIITPYIVHYVIEV, encoded by the coding sequence ATGGGAGTTTCTTACAATGAGCTCCTTAAAGCTACCAATGGATTTAATGATTCTACCAACTTGCTTGGTGTCGGAAGTTTTGGTTCTGTATACAAGGGAATTCTTCAACAAGATGAGTCAATGCCTGTTGCAGTTAAAGTTATGCGCCTTCAACAAAGAGGCGCAACCAAGAGTTTCATGGCTGAATGTGATGCTTTAAGGAAAGTTAGGCACAGAAACTTACTCAAGATTGTTACTTGTTGCTCGAGTACTGATTTTCAAGGTAATCCATTCAAAGCTTTGGTTTTTGAGTTCATGCCTAATGGGAGTCTAGAAAATTGGATACACCCGTCGGTAAATGATGCAAACAACGAGGATCAGGTACAACCAAAGAatttgaatttggaaagaagacTAAGTATTGCAGTCGATGTTGCTTCTGCATTAAATTATCTTCACCATGATTCTCAATCGCCGGTTGTGCACTGTGATGTGAAGCCAAGTAATGTCCTTCTTGATGATGATTTAACTGCTCATGTGGGTGATTTCGGCTTGGCTAAATTACTTGTTAATTCGTCCAGTAATTCTAGACAGCAGCTGAATGAACAAGATGCAAACTCGATAGCAATAAAGGGCTCCATCGATTATGTTTCTCCTGGTAAGAAAATAAGCTTAATTATTACTCCATATATAGTACATTATGTTATTGAGGTCTAA
- the LOC113274490 gene encoding receptor kinase-like protein Xa21, protein MTDKLNSNPLLTTTRLDATKFVLMTNQRSYTVQIKGDTDKLEREEKTSFSIVAAVLDHSAGANQEVGKLKNLQRLFLTANRLSGEIPSTIGECLSLKYLYLDNNFVQGDIPRFLTFLEGLDASSLSHNNLSGVVPEGFENLALAWLDISYNNLEGLVPKDGVFKNISAFLFEGNKKLCGNVVGYLS, encoded by the exons ATGACGGATAAGCTAAACTCCAACCCCTTGTTAACAACTACTAGACTTGATGCTACAAAATTTGTACTTATGACTAATCAAAGGAGTTACACCGTTCAGATTAAAGGAGACACCGACA AACTCGAAAGAGAAGAGAAGACTTCATTCTCAATAGTTGCTGCTGTTCTTGACCACTCAGCTGGAGCTAATCAG GAAGTTGGTAAGTTGAAAAACCTTCAGCGGTTGTTCCTAACAGCAAACCGATTATCTGGTGAAATCCCAAGTACCATAGGCGAGTGTTTAAGCTTAAAATATTTATATCTGGATAATAATTTCGTCCAAGGAGACATTCCTCGATTTCTTACTTTCTTAGAAGGTCTTGATGCATCAAGTCTTTCTCACAATAACTTGTCTGGTGTTGTACCGGAAGGGTTTGAAAATCTTGCACTCGCTTGGTTAGATATATCATACAACAATCTAGAGGGACTAGTACCAAAAGACGGGGTGTTCAAGAACATAAGTGCATTTTTATTTGAAGGGAATAAGAAGCTTTGTGGTAATGTGGTGGGATACCTGTCTTGA
- the LOC113274489 gene encoding histone-lysine N-methyltransferase, H3 lysine-79 specific-like: protein MVRIRSTVEQAATARRSKRIAERIRGEIHEQLEEGERTNQRNDVPNGLQHTQEQNNDIDYDRRDGRRTVNDRYEKPHEHRRRQEDQRNNRLQDATERHRTRYASDNDGEYDPEQGIILLHGRQMLRDQYAREQEEERNNAVRERARFQRERRRRRREETEEREIEEAIRQNNHENRLRQSRLKRPMQQDLDQTMSE, encoded by the exons ATGGTAAGAATTAGATCTACTGTTGAGCAAGCGGCAACagctagaagaagtaaaagaattgCCGAACGAATAAGAGGTGAAATTCATGAGCAATTAGAGGAAGGAGAAAGAACAAATCAAAGAAATGATGTTCCGAATGGACTACAACATACACAAGAGCAGaataatgatattgattatgataga CGCGATGGGAGACGCACAGTAAATGACCGATACGAAAAGCCACATGAGCATCGTCGCAGACAAGAAGATCAAAGGAACAATAGACTTCAAGATGCAACCGAACGTCATCGTACTCGTTACGCATCAGATAATGATGGAGAATATGATCCGGAACAAGGTATAATTCTATTACATGGTAGACAAATGTTGAGGGATCAATATGCACGCGAACAAGAGGAAGAGAGAAACAACGCTGTTCGCGAACGTGCGAGATTTCAACGAGAAAGAcgtcgaagaagaagagaagaaactgaagaaagagAGATTGAAGAGGCTATacgtcagaataatcatgagaatagattaaGACAATCCAGATTAAAAAGACCTATGCAACAAGATTTAGACCAAACTATGAGCGAATAA